The window AATAGAGACAATAATTTTTCAGgtaaaaatgcattcaaaatgctttgaataaaaatttaatataaatgacagaagaattaaaacatGCAACATTACTGAAATGCAGTCACTATTTTATACTTGaaaattaaaccttttttttcctggtattgTTGGGAGTGAGTTTGAGGAGGTAGTAGAAGGAAGGAATTgtgttttggtgtgttttttttttccatgtgaggGTCTGTCATTTTACAGCATACAAATGATAACATAGATATGTTGACAACAGCAATTTTTAGAAAACTAGAACATACTTTATATTACGAATTACTAACAAAACGTAGAAAAAACTTGGCAAGTTTTAAAACTTCAGTTTGTATACTGGCATAATTAAATAGTGTATATCATGTGATTAGAGATATTTTacattctttaaaatgtataatAATATGTAAATAATTGTAtatgctgttttcacagtaaaCTTGGGGCTAATTTGTCTAAATAGATACCAGATTAAAAATGACAGATTAATATGGAAAAGGACATTTTGgtatgaaaacaacaacaacaagcagATTAGTTATCTccttatattaaaaacacatctctcttttttttttttttttttttgttaagaatGGGAAACAGCCAGGAACTCAGAACCTGCTAAAGAAACTACTCAAACTACGCAGACTACTACAGTTGATAAGAGCACAGTTATCACAACACAGACAGAAGCTTACACACAGCCAGTCACTATGCTGCAGGTTTGTATTAAAGTTTGAGTTTGCAGAAATTCTGCACAACTGGAGGGGTAAGTTTTTATTCAGTACAGATCAACTTTAATGCTAAATTAAagtacttaaaacaaaaatacttaaaacCCCGTGTTCGTATGTGTTTCTCTTTGAAATATTCCAGAAAAGAATCAGTTGCCCTGGTTGAGCAAAATCCTTAATTTTATGCACAGCATATCTCAAACTTGAGTACCATCTCAAATAAAGGCTTAAATGTTAAATTTCTTCTCTGCCTGTCTACTTTTCCTCATATGAGGTTTGACTATGAGGTTAATTATTTTCCCATTAGTTTTAGGCAGGATTTTGTGGGAACAATCTTGTATTTAAAACAGTTGATTATTCAAAGTAGTAGGTTGTTGCAGTTCTGATATACACAGTAATTCATGAGAGTCTTTGAATCTctgctctattttctttcatctgctgaaacagattatttttattaacagctATTAAGGTATTGTAGAAGACTGGAAGAATACATTGTAATTCTCCTTTATTATACTACATGTTTATCAAGTATAAATTGAAGTGCCTTTTGTCAAACTCCTTAAATCCTTTTTATTATGACCATTTGAAATTGTAAAATGAGAAGCAGGTGCTTAACACAAAAAATTGtattatcattttttctctcccttgaCATGTATAGATGTTTCCTGTATTTGAGTTGATATAAGATTAATAAGAAAGCTAATGTTTTTGCATTTGCTTGCATTGAAGTTTGAGCTTGAATTCTTTTTACTTTCacaaaaattatcttttttttttatttcatctttctgCTTGCGTACACTGTGATCTGTTTAcatttaaatacacacacacatatatacatatgtgtatatatactgatgtttttctgctgcttgttaATTGTAATTCTGCTGCACTGTACCAAAACACATAGCTCAAAGAGAAGCttgaaaaatactaaataattTCCAGGATTTCATTGGGATTATTAGCCTGGTAATTACATACACTAAACTCTCAGTGTTCTAATACTGTtctaaaatatgcaaatatttctaaTAAGAAAGGAGTCACTGTTTATGTGCTCTCAAATTGGCACACTGTCtacattttccctctttttctgtctttcccttTCTGTATTCCCCTTGCTACTCTACATAAATTTTAATTCTTCAGTTAATATAATGGCTaaccatgtatttattttctgttcctttcagaataaagaaaagataGCATAGGATTTTTTCCAGTGTCGTTACTTGTCTGTAGTGCACATACTGTTCTAGAATGCAATCTAATACTTCAGGGTGTTCAGAATGCATGTTCGAAGACTTCAGGACGTTTGATGTTTAACATAAATTGCAGTTAAGTCAGTTGATAAAATTGTAATGCCACTGAATACTGTAAGTATTGAagttgcttgtttcttttctttccatgaaAAAAGATTCCAGTAGCTCCAGCTGTGCCTGCTGTTAGCTTAGTTCCACCTGCGTTTCCTGTCACAATGTCTGTCCCTCCTCCTGGTTATAGCGcaattcctcctccacctttcTTGCGAGCAAGTTTCAACCCTTCACAGCCACCTCCAGGTAAGTTCGTAAAATTTGAGCATGTAATAAGTATATTCAGCCCATGTTgctgtattttgctttgtttccatcAACTTCTTGTTACTGCTTTAGCTGACCTTTGGATTTCTAATTTCAGCCCAATATGAAATTTCTTATGCCTAACttaatattattctttttttttggtggagaaTATTAattaaagctgatttttttgttgttggtgatTTATTTGAGTCTTTGggtaaaaatcaaacaaaatgaaaaaaaatcataagatTTATCTCCTTTCTTtgtaaaattttgaaaattttaattttcttccttggatATGGCTGAAAAAAGTATCTTTTAAAGATTCACATGCAGGTCTTTTACTGtaagaatgaattatttttgaaaacagcaaCCACTGTCATCCCTTTGCATACATTTGTTTGCTAGTTTTCAGTGATGCACCTTCTCAGGATAAATAAAGTAAACACTGTTTAatgaaaaattgtatttctCTTTCTAATGATTTGTCATTTTTCCATATAGGTTTTATGCCTCCCCCAGTTCCTCCTGTTGTCCCACCTCCTGTTGTCCCACCTCCTGTTGTCCCACCGGTTGTTCCAACACGTAAGTTTGGTTATTCTAGTGGCTGTCATatgtcattaaaaattaattgcttGATATACTACTTTTCATTCAAACAAAAGCATGTTAATCCTGTCTAATGGACAATAGTAACATATAGGTTATTGCATAGCTGTTTTAAGCAGGTATTGAGAGAAAATTTTACAGAGCTTTTCaagttgactgaaaaatggtAGTTACTGTGgagtaactgaaaaaaatcatgacaaATGAATTATTTGTTATTTGCATACATAGTTTAATACTAGAACTTGGCTATAACATGTATTTGTAACTTAGGCTATCTAGAGTTAATAGctgaataatttataataatttatttttgcttagcCTTTTAACTGTTatcaatttaatatttaaaaggcTCTGTTAAAGAATAGTGATTGCTTAAGTTGTTTGCAGTTTGTGGCCTctacaaaaaaaagtaaatgttagAGTGGTGATTGAGGATTAAAAAAATTGTTATCAAAACCATCATTATTCTCATGGTAATTGAAGTAATTTcacttattttgatttttcatctTGACATCTGCCAAGCTAAACTTAAAGGCTGAAAATATGATTACTCTGATACACTTCTGTTATTTCCCTACAGCTCTAGTACAGCCTCCATTACCAATTACCCAAGAGACGATGAAGGATGTTCCTTTTAGTAGCCTTGTTTTACCAGTTGGCACAGTTACAAGCAACCTAGCTACTCCAacattgtctgctggaagtgtTTTTAATCCTCTGCCAATCAGCAAACCAGAATCAGATGAAAAGGGATCACATCTTACAGACCTTCAGATTTCTTCCAGTGAAAACAATAGAGCTGGTAAGAAATATGTTTATTGTCTGATGTTTTTACATACAATAAATATCAAAATGCctgtgaggttttttttttttttttttgtagatccTTGTCTATTGCATTAATAAATAGAGTAGGAAGTTATAGACTGGAGGAGTGATGGAAATCACCTCTATCATCGCCTGATCATTGATTTTTAGCAGCTCATGCTCAGGAATCTCTTCTTTGTAGACTTGAGAAATAAAGCTGAGCCTTTAGAAAATGTGTTCTTTCTATGTAAGTGGCAATGGAAAGAAGAAGGAGGGGATAGAATACAGAAGGTATAAACTGTATCAAAGATTTTAATACTTCTCTTGCATAAATGAGGTGATGGTTGTGGAGTTTGTCAATTTTAAGCTGCTGTGCATTCTTTACTACTTAGAGATGTTAATTTCCATGGCTTAATGTCTATCACCAACATGATTAAAATGATCTATGTTCATTACAGAAAATGAGACACTGCAGAGATTAACTCTGTGTTAATTGAATAATGTATTaagctgcattttgttttgaatgccGTGTGATGCATTGGCATTTTCTGTTAACTGTTCttcttgttgctgctttttagTGCAAAGTGATGTCTCAAGTAGCTCTGGACTTGTTGGAGGAGTGCAGCCACCCAGTGTTTCAAGCAGTTCTGGGCTTACTGGAGAAGGCCAGCCACCTAGTGTCTCAAGTAGCTCTGGACTTGCAGGAGGAGTACAGCCACCCATTGTCTCAAGCAGCTCTGGACTTGTAGGAGGAGTGCAACCACCAACTGTTTCAAGCAGTTCTGGTCTTGCAGGAGGAGTGCAGCTACCCACTGTCTCCAGTAGCTCTTCCCTTGCAGGAGGAGTTCCGCCAACTAGTGTCTCAAGTAGCTCTGGACTTATGGCTGGAGTGCAACCACCAAATGTCTCAAGTAGCTCAGGGCTTCTAGCTGGAGTGCATCCACCCAGCATCTCAAGTAGCCCTGGCCTTCTACCAGGAATGCAGCCACCCAATGTCTCAAGCAGCTCAGGAGTTCTGGCAGGAGTGCAGCCACCGAGTGTCTCAAACAACTCTGGTCTTCTCATAATGCCACCACCCAATGTTTCGAGTAGTTCTGGACTTATGGGAGTGCCACCACCAAATATTTCAAGTAGTTCTGGACTTCTGGCAATGCAGCATCCAGCTGGTGTTCAAAATATGCCTCATTTAAACATAAGTAATCAAAGGATGCCAGGAATGCCTCTCATAGATATCCGTCCAGGCCTGATGCCCCACTCACCTGGACCAAGGTTTCCATTAATGCAGCCAGGAGTGCCACCACAGCGTAGTATTCCTCCTCCAGCAATCCTTGATCCATCTCTTCACCCACCACCTCGAGGTCCTTTTCCTCCAGGAGATCTTTTTAATCAAACAGAAAGACCTTTTGGAGCACCAGGAAGACAAAATATTGATAGCATTTCTAATCCAGAGAAAAGACTACCACTTGGAGGGGATAACATACAGCAGGAAGGAGACAGAGATTATCGTTTTCCTCCAGTAGAAAATCGAGATAATCTTAATAGACCATCCCCAGTGGATGTCAGAGATCCTGTTGGACGACCACCAATTGATCCAAGAGAGGGTGTAGGAAGGCCTCCAGTAGATGGAAGAGAACATTTTGCAAGACCACATATAGACATGAGAGAAAATTTTGGAAGACCAGGTATAGATAACCTTGGCCGAAGAGAGCATTTTGCTTTCAATTCAGACAAGCACTGGGGACAGAGAGGAGATTATGATGAAAGAGAGCATCATACCTTCCCTATTTATGGTGGCCCTAAAGGCTTCCATGAAGACAGAGAGAGATTTCGGCATGTAAACTATAGATTTGATAGTAGAAGTGGTCCCAGTTGGAATAGAGGATTTGAACCAGATGCTCACAGAGATTTTGATGACCGCAGAAGACCCTGGGAAAGACAGAGGGATAGGGATGACAGAGATTTTAACTTTTGCAGAGAAATTAACGGGAACAGGTTTGGAAGAGACAGAATGTCAAACAACTGGATCCCCCCTCCACATCCACGggtttttgaatattttgatgGGGCTGCTCCCCAACGCAAAGCTGATAATATGCCCCAGGTAAACGGtgaaaatacagagacagaaagtCAGCCACCAACTGCACAGGTGCAGGACGAACCAGAACTTTATGAAAAACTGACCTCTTCCGTCGAGATAAACAAAGAGAAGAGTGACACAGAAGCTGATATAGAAAGTGAACCAGTGGTAGAAAGCACAGAAACTGAGGGGACATAATCATCACTCAGTAGGTAAAAGATACCTTTTGTAAAGTTGTCATCTCTCTGTAATAGATAAATGGCTGACTGGACCTTAGTAGTTCACTTTTGTCTGCCAGAATTAAGTTAATCTGATGTTCATGTTCATCTTTCGCTTAAATAACTGTACAACTGACTTGTATAGAACACTGTTCTTAATTTGAACATGGtaggtaaacatttttttttatttctctggtaAAACATAAACTTGCCCCcacttgcttttaatttcacaAAGATAAAATAACAGCTTGTCAAACAAAGACTTCCTATGGAAGACAATGGAATTTTTTAGATACTACCCTTAGGTTGGCTATCGAAATTGTTATACTTGAAAACAGGTGCTGGTGTATCTTGTCCGTGTTTTTAGGCTGCTGCAGAATTTTAAAGTATAGACAAAGCTGTGATATTTTATGTTCCTACAATTcggcagaaaaaaagaaatggccCATGTTACTTAAGGAGCATAACACAGAGATTAAAAGTGGTTTTGTAAAATCTACACTATAGTCTCTGTTTTCTCTAAAGTAAGTGTTTGTGACTTGTTCCTCGTACTGCagtgggtttaaaaaaaatgaaaaagtacattttaatgttgggtgcattttgtttttagatGCCAATAAAGCATATTTGTTTGATAACAGTGTTCTAggtattgtattttttttaaatcctgcaAGCTATAAAAACTTGGAATCAGCTATGATATGTGCTTAGTTAGTTGTTGCAAAAGGTTTATATTACTTTTGTAAGACCAATGCAACAGCTGTAATGTGCAAGAAAGAAGCGTATGGTTTTTACATTGAAAATCATGCAGTCATTAGTTTATGTATATGACatatgtatgtaaatatttgtgtaaACTGTTTGTAGATACCACTCTTTCTGTGCGTGTCTGTGTATGTGCACACACTCACAGAATATTGTAGACAGTTcaataaaattgaaatgaaattagGTTATAAAACTTTGCCTTTCACCTTCTTTAGGTAGTAAGATAACCTTATTTCACTGCAATACTGTCATGCTTTTATTTACCTTCTTATTCTAATAGACATATGAAGTTCTTACTACTTATAGAAGGTGGAACATGATACACTGTAAGAATATACAGTAGGattttagctttcttttttaaaatgcagatacACATGAAGCCAAAActtaaatatttgcattgtCTTATTTTGTAACATATTTAGTATTCTGGATATATTCTGGATAGGTAGTGGTAGTGTTTAAGTACTTTGTGGTTATTTGTTTTTAGTGACTCAAAGTCCAGAAGTGTTGCACGAAAAGTAAAAAGCTGTCATTGGTCTAAAAAAACCTACatgttttttaacagaaataagGGGGACTTTGTGCTTTGGTGGCTTAATACTGAAGTAGAACCTCTTGTTAAATTGGCGAGATGAATTGGCTGCCTCGGTAAATTAGTAGCACTATTCTCTCTTGTTTCATATACTTTGCTGCTTGTGTCATTTAAGTTGATGGTGGATGATTTGGTCATGTAAGATTTTCAATTTATTCTACTCAAGTGAGTTCCACCAACTTCTTTCAAAATAACATTTGTTAAGACTTTGTCTGAAAGCATTTCACTCAGTTTTGAGAAAGTTGTTTTTGTCTTGCATAATAGGATCAAGGATTAGATTCTGTTACATGAATGGCCCTTGATAGAAGAAACACTTTTTAGCACAGATTAGTTTTGATCTTTCCTGATAAAGAGTAAACATGCAAGTTTTAATTTCCCTTCCTGCTCTCCCAAAGGAACAAAAGTATGAGAATGTCACATGAATGTAAAGCATAAGCACGCCTTTGAAAGTAGACTCAAGTTATGCATGTGTTTGTTGCCCTCTTCCTCTGGGATGtgggttatttttttcatactgtGTCATGGTTCAGTTTTTTCAATAATAGGGACTTCTATTCTGGATAGGAAATAAACTGTCAGTTTAAGGAAGGTAGCCCTTTGAAAGTGGACATGAATGATTCTTTATCTACTGTGCAAGTACTAGTCATTAGGATGTAGTGTGGTGTGCATTAAAGAATGATTGCTTTGTAAAAGACCTTGCTGATGCGTTTATTACCAGAATGTGTCTCAGGAGTTGAGATGAACAATATTTAAGGTAAAAAGTACCTTCATGCGCAGGCTTTGTGGCTCAAGCTGTTTGGTGCTGCACAACCTACTACTAGTATTCTGGTTGGGTAGATACATTTCTGGAAGtccaaaaatacaaaactagCTGTAAGGGTACTTTCTGAATATAAgggattttctttattttgttttaatacatgCAGACTGAAAATACTTCAGTCATAGACCATGTAAATACCCAGAATCAAACACATATTGGCagtagcttttattttcagatgtaatgttaaatgtttgttgttttgtttttttttttatacaaaaagTTAGTCTGTTTTCTAAACGGGGACCTGAAGTATGCTAAATTACTTGTAGTATCATGGTGTAGGTAAATTACTTGGTGAGAAAGgttaaataaatcatttggTAGTGATATAAAACAATGTATTATTTAATGAATTCATCTTTGTTAATATCTTTCAAGCATTAATAAATTGGCTACTGTACATATGTGTTATACCATCGATTtctaacagcttttttttttttttgtagaataaAAATTTATTGTACAGTCTTCAGTTGCATCGTGTTCAGAGCTAGAACTGTTCCATGTCTTGTTTTACTACTTCGGGGTGCGGACAAATATTACCAAAAGAACAAGAAGGGACATACTACTTACAAACATAGTGTGGTTTCTTTATCTTGCCAGTGGAAATGTTCTTAATCTTTTTAAGTTTTAGTGAAGACTTTCGTTTCCCATTGTAGATTAAACGATCATAAGCCAACACTTGCACTGAAAGGAGCTGTAGTAATATCCAGATCAAGTCTTGATGTGGTTTGCAGTAGTGACACATACTTTTTTGCTGACACAATGGAAAGGGTGAGAATGGGACATAGAGAAGACAGGGGCCTGACATTTGGGCAGCGGTTCTCATTTACACCGGTTTAAAGCTTTTTCTGATGATAAAAGCTGTCAATTAAAAAAGCTGATCCATAgtgctttgtatttttacacaagtaacatattttgaaaaatacttcaggTAGATTTGCAGACAACACAAACAATATACTAAGGCATGCATGTTACTTGAAAACCTTATGCATTAGTAAGTTGCTTGGTATATTTATTACCCTCCTAGGCAGCATGTGATTCTGATATCTTACTGTACCGTATGTGAGCAGAATGTTGTTACATCAAGAAGATTACAAAGATAAAATATAGCCTTTATTTGCTATAATGACGTGATCTCTTTgctgaagattttttcttttacaaattggtacacttttgtttttatacatGGTACTTCACATTGTTACTACAAACTCAAGAGAACAGATTATTAGATTTCTTTGCTCACCACTCCTCAAGCCGTATCAGTGATTTAAATGGCTTTATTTATGAAATTACTGTGCATAAGGCAAGACAGGAATACCAGAATCAAGCCTGTAGTGTTGAATGAATAGTCACATAATAAGCATTGTTGGAAAATTATCAAATAAATCGTCTATAGAAGGTATTGGTAAAATAAGCCACTATTGCAGAGGCTTCTTAAAATGTAGTATTGGCATTTTTGACCACATGCAAGGATACATTGTGCCAGTCATCatagtcacagaatggtttgggttggaagggacttaaagaccatccagttccaacctccctgccacagACAGGCATCTCCCACTTAGATCAGATTACCTGAAGTctcatccaacctgaccttgaacacttccagggttggggcatccacagcttctcagggcaacctgttcctgtgcctcactaacctctgagtgaagaatttcatccttaaatctaatctaaatttaccctcttttagtttaaaaccattatccCTTGTCCTACCACTACACTTCCTGATGAAGACTCCCTCCTCCATCTTTCCCATAGGccctctttaggtactggaaggccactacaACCTCGTCTCGGACCCTTCTCctctctaggctaaacaacaCCAGccctctcagcctgtcttcaaaggagaggtgctccagccctctgatcatctttgtggccctcctctggccCCACTTTAACAGGTCTAGGTCCTTTTTGTGGTGGGGACCCCAGGGCTGAATGCGGTAATCCAGGGGGATCTCACAAAAGTGGAATAGAGGAGAATCACCACCTCCATCactctgctggccacacttcttttgatgcggCCTAGGGTACAGCtggttttctgggctgcaagtgcacattgccgGGTCATGTTGGTGACCAATGTTCCCACATCCTTCTCTTCGGGGCTGTTCTCAACACATTGATCATACACTCTGTACTGATATTTGGGCTTGCCCTGACCTACGTGCAGTatcttgcacttggacttgttgaactttGTGAGATTTGCATGACCCAATGTCTCAAGCCTATCCAGGTCACTCTGGATGGCATCTCTTCCCTCTAcaacaccactcagcttggtgtcaacTATGCTGACATCGGTATCTCACTgagtgctgagggtgcactcaatcctaCTGTACGTGTCACCAATTAAGATGTTAAATGATCCACTGAGGAACCCTACTCATCATTGCTCTCCTCCTGAACACTGAGCCATTGACCACAGCTCTCCAGATGTGACCATCCAGTTAATTTTTTATCTATGGAATAGTCCATCtgtcaaatccatctctctccaatttagagacaagaatGTTGAATGGGACCATATCAAAGGCTTTATGCAAGTCAAGGTAAATTATGTAAgttgcttttcccttgtccatCAATGCTGTCACTGCTGTAGAAGGCCACCACATTAGTCAGGCCAACCACCTCCCTGTCTTCCGTGTACCTTAACGTGTTTTCCAGAAGGATCTGTTTCATGATCTCACTGGACAcggaggtgagactgactggtcTGTAGTTCTCTGGGTCCTCCTTTTTACGCTTTTAATAATGGATGTTATGTTTCCCCTTTTAAAGTTGCTGgagacttcacctgactgcttCAACTTTTCAAATATAATGGAGAGTGGCTTAGCAACTTCATCCACCGTTTGTTCAGGATCCCTTCTCCTTGGGTCTTTTGGACTTCCACACTTTCAGGTTCCTCAGATGGCTTTGAACCTGGTCTTCTCCTGTTGTGGATTGTACTTAATTCCCCTAGAATCCCCTACCCTGAGATTCCATGAGTTGGGAGGGCAGAAGGGAGATGGTCAGAACAAGTCTGAGGCAAAAAAGTTGTTGAGTATCTCAGCCTTCACATCAGTTGTAGGCAAGTCCCTTATCTCACTTGACAGAATAAGGTACAATATGTTTTATCTTCCTTTGCTGACCTAAGTAGATAGAAATCTTTGTTATTCTTCACATCCTAGCTAATTTCAGTCCCTTGCCTTTCTTGATTCTATCCCTATATACTCACAAGCCAGATCTCCATGATCTTAAAAGGATGTATGTCCTACATTGCCTGTGCACTTCC is drawn from Anas platyrhynchos isolate ZD024472 breed Pekin duck chromosome 3, IASCAAS_PekinDuck_T2T, whole genome shotgun sequence and contains these coding sequences:
- the SCAF8 gene encoding SR-related and CTD-associated factor 8 isoform X1 — its product is MEAVKAFNSELYSLNDYKPPISKAKMTQITKAAIKAIKFYKHVVQSVEKFIQKCKPEYKVPGLYVIDSIVRQSRHQFGQEKDVFAPRFSNNIISTFQNLYRCPGDDKSKIVRVLNLWQKNNVFKSEIIQPLLDMAAGIPPPVVTPVLPSTTAAMSNNTPGTPVTPVTPANVVQSLPDPWVSQIANTDTLAAVAQILQSPQGQQLQQLIQTLQIQQQKPQPSLLQALDAGLVVQLQALTAQLTAAAAAANTLTPLEQSVSFNKKLMDRFDFGEEPEQNEEPKKETPTSQLPLVPESVNNSLFHQLAEQLQQQNLEHLRQQLLEQQQPQKASPNEENQEGNFGSEHSASPSQGSSQQQFLEAETNVDDSMDIQQQDMDIDEVQDVAEEEIFEQEEKKSTVRSRSRSRSRSRSRSPRKRRSRSRSGSRKRKHRKRSRSRSRERKRKSSRSYSSERRAREREKERQKKGLPPIRSKTLSVCSTTLWVGQVDKKATQQDLTNLFEEFGQIESINMIPPRGCAYVCMVHRQDAYRALQKLSSGSYKIGSKIIKIAWALNKGVKTEYKQFWDVDLGVSYIPWEKVKLDDLEGFAEGGMIDQETVNTEWETARNSEPAKETTQTTQTTTVDKSTVITTQTEAYTQPVTMLQIPVAPAVPAVSLVPPAFPVTMSVPPPGYSAIPPPPFLRASFNPSQPPPGFMPPPVPPVVPPPVVPPPVVPPVVPTPLVQPPLPITQETMKDVPFSSLVLPVGTVTSNLATPTLSAGSVFNPLPISKPESDEKGSHLTDLQISSSENNRAVQSDVSSSSGLVGGVQPPSVSSSSGLTGEGQPPSVSSSSGLAGGVQPPIVSSSSGLVGGVQPPTVSSSSGLAGGVQLPTVSSSSSLAGGVPPTSVSSSSGLMAGVQPPNVSSSSGLLAGVHPPSISSSPGLLPGMQPPNVSSSSGVLAGVQPPSVSNNSGLLIMPPPNVSSSSGLMGVPPPNISSSSGLLAMQHPAGVQNMPHLNISNQRMPGMPLIDIRPGLMPHSPGPRFPLMQPGVPPQRSIPPPAILDPSLHPPPRGPFPPGDLFNQTERPFGAPGRQNIDSISNPEKRLPLGGDNIQQEGDRDYRFPPVENRDNLNRPSPVDVRDPVGRPPIDPREGVGRPPVDGREHFARPHIDMRENFGRPGIDNLGRREHFAFNSDKHWGQRGDYDEREHHTFPIYGGPKGFHEDRERFRHVNYRFDSRSGPSWNRGFEPDAHRDFDDRRRPWERQRDRDDRDFNFCREINGNRFGRDRMSNNWIPPPHPRVFEYFDGAAPQRKADNMPQVNGENTETESQPPTAQVQDEPELYEKLTSSVEINKEKSDTEADIESEPVVESTETEGT
- the SCAF8 gene encoding SR-related and CTD-associated factor 8 isoform X2, with product MEAVKAFNSELYSLNDYKPPISKAKMTQITKAAIKAIKFYKHVVQSVEKFIQKCKPEYKVPGLYVIDSIVRQSRHQFGQEKDVFAPRFSNNIISTFQNLYRCPGDDKSKIVRVLNLWQKNNVFKSEIIQPLLDMAAGIPPPVVTPVLPSTTAAMSNNTPGTPVTPVTPANVVQSLPDPWVSQIANTDTLAAVAQILQSPQGQQLQQLIQTLQIQQQKPQPSLLQALDAGLVVQLQALTAQLTAAAAAANTLTPLEQSVSFNKLMDRFDFGEEPEQNEEPKKETPTSQLPLVPESVNNSLFHQLAEQLQQQNLEHLRQQLLEQQQPQKASPNEENQEGNFGSEHSASPSQGSSQQQFLEAETNVDDSMDIQQQDMDIDEVQDVAEEEIFEQEEKKSTVRSRSRSRSRSRSRSPRKRRSRSRSGSRKRKHRKRSRSRSRERKRKSSRSYSSERRAREREKERQKKGLPPIRSKTLSVCSTTLWVGQVDKKATQQDLTNLFEEFGQIESINMIPPRGCAYVCMVHRQDAYRALQKLSSGSYKIGSKIIKIAWALNKGVKTEYKQFWDVDLGVSYIPWEKVKLDDLEGFAEGGMIDQETVNTEWETARNSEPAKETTQTTQTTTVDKSTVITTQTEAYTQPVTMLQIPVAPAVPAVSLVPPAFPVTMSVPPPGYSAIPPPPFLRASFNPSQPPPGFMPPPVPPVVPPPVVPPPVVPPVVPTPLVQPPLPITQETMKDVPFSSLVLPVGTVTSNLATPTLSAGSVFNPLPISKPESDEKGSHLTDLQISSSENNRAVQSDVSSSSGLVGGVQPPSVSSSSGLTGEGQPPSVSSSSGLAGGVQPPIVSSSSGLVGGVQPPTVSSSSGLAGGVQLPTVSSSSSLAGGVPPTSVSSSSGLMAGVQPPNVSSSSGLLAGVHPPSISSSPGLLPGMQPPNVSSSSGVLAGVQPPSVSNNSGLLIMPPPNVSSSSGLMGVPPPNISSSSGLLAMQHPAGVQNMPHLNISNQRMPGMPLIDIRPGLMPHSPGPRFPLMQPGVPPQRSIPPPAILDPSLHPPPRGPFPPGDLFNQTERPFGAPGRQNIDSISNPEKRLPLGGDNIQQEGDRDYRFPPVENRDNLNRPSPVDVRDPVGRPPIDPREGVGRPPVDGREHFARPHIDMRENFGRPGIDNLGRREHFAFNSDKHWGQRGDYDEREHHTFPIYGGPKGFHEDRERFRHVNYRFDSRSGPSWNRGFEPDAHRDFDDRRRPWERQRDRDDRDFNFCREINGNRFGRDRMSNNWIPPPHPRVFEYFDGAAPQRKADNMPQVNGENTETESQPPTAQVQDEPELYEKLTSSVEINKEKSDTEADIESEPVVESTETEGT